From Ptychodera flava strain L36383 chromosome 9, AS_Pfla_20210202, whole genome shotgun sequence:
ATCAGTGTTTGAGGGACGATAGTCAACAATCCAACATTGAGAACATTGGACTTCctcatgtattttgaaaatgctagCGCCACCGAAGGCGACGCACCTACAGAGAATGAGAGAGTCAGATTTCCCAAATTTTGTGACAACATTTTTCTTTGGTCTgctatgatattttttttcctcgAGACATTACTAGATCAATATTTCTTCTTCTTCACCTGCCTACAATTTTTCCAGAAAATCCCCCAGCCCCACCCCCGATTGAATGCTTCTCCCAAGTTAACAAATTATCAATGGGGAATCTAGTCTCCTTGACTAAATGACCAATCATCGACAAGGCCGTCTTAATAGTGTGCTACGCGGGAAATATATTAAGCGGCCTATGTAAACTGGTGTTTGTTATTGCGTTCGTGGCATTACTATATTTAGTACAAAGCTACAAGCTGACATCAGTTattttaaagccgcacttttcaatcccaggttctcgcattagtggagttctcctcccagtcaaatgccagtacgatgtttgatttctataacattgagtacacaaactgatctcaaccttttgtcacattttgctaatcctgcaaacagagtttatacaagcttCTGATTGACGgccggttcaaatcgccaacagtcattgattccccaccacaaacgcttgaatttcctaaaaactTGTCTTCCattcgcgttagactttgataTAAcaacagagttcgatcggcagcaacttcgcgctgaccgcttggcagtctgtctgtgtttttgcggccagGTAAACCTAAAAAGTTGcatttctggagcgtgtgcctgtGTGTTGCCtctttggtgtccacttacacagtgaacgccgccataacTTGGCGTTCTTTTAAAGGGAAGCTCCGCCTTTAACTCCTAATAACCTGCAAACATGTCTGGTCGTGGTAAAGGAGGCAAAGGTCTGGGAAAAGGAGGCGCCAAGCGTCATCGTAAGGTGTTGCGTGATAACATCCAGGGTATCACCAAGCCAGCTATCCGTCGTCTGGCCCGTCGTGGTGGTGTCAAGCGTATCTCTGGTCTCATCTACGAAGAAACCCGTGGTGTACTCAAGGTCTTCTTGGAGAACGTCATCCGTGATGCCGTCACCTACACCGAGCACGCCAAGAGAAAGACCGTCACCGCCATGGATGTCGTCTACGCTCTGAAACGCCAGGGCCGTACTCTCTACGGTTTCGGCGGTTAGATTGTTAGCATTTGCTAACCCAAAcaaaacggtccttttcagggccaccacatcctccaaaaagagaactaccgaacTACTATGTTGTGTAAATGAGTATGCATGTTTGTGAGAAAGTCGTGAATCGCAGTGCGAAACTGCTTCTGTGTCCTTGAAAAGGTTAAACAACGTGTCTATCTTGAAACAAAATTGACCTATCACATTTGTTATACCATTTTGACCATATGAAGCTATGGGAGTAAATATGTTTCCACTGGTATTCCGAAACGGTTCATACAAAAGTTGGACGTGCAAAATGCAATTTCAGTCTAAAACTTTAACAAGTGACCAGATGTGTAGGATTATTGCAAACACATAAACGCATTtaaatgtgtattttaacatgatGCTTCATACCAATAAGGGAGCTAATATCTCCCTAATCTTCCACAATAATTGATCGAAAGTAAACGACAATGCTCGGGGCTTACACACCATATTAGTATTCACTCATCAATAtgctttgcatatttaaaatgattgTTGAATGCACAATGTGTGATTCATAAGTAAGTATAAGTCTTACATCATTAGCACCCACTTTTccataccatggaggtaaaaagtcttCCTTTACttaaagcatggaggtaggaagagaacGGCACCGAATAGTATTGCAAAAAGTAACAAATCGAAAAACTTTAAATAGTTTACAATACGGCTTTTCTTATGTAAGTTCTTGAGGCAACATCAAAATACATCCTACTAATATTATGGAAGTTCAAATACGTTGCGAAAGTCGTGTTTCACGTGCATGACGTATTATGTATAGATATGATGAAACGAAATCACAGATCATTTTACTAAGCCAGATTTCATGTTGTGAAGCAGACATTAATTAAGATAGTAACTTAAACACACTCCATCAttataaatgaaatgtactaaAATAGATTTCGGTTTTCCTACTTATTCTGCCTgccaatgaaattttctgacgaaatcataatatttatgtcatttttctgTCTGTTATCGTCACTGCTTTATAAAAAATCAACATTCGTCGGTCAGAACTGCGTTCCATCTTATCGTGTAATCATTGCTGACATTTTTTGCCATGACTTGATTATTCGTCTTACCCTCTAACGCACGTATATCTATAACGTAAATCTATCGCACTGTCAGAATTTTCAAATCGGAAAGCTGTCCAAGCGCATACAAAAGGCAACACAAGAAGTCCACAGCAATAACACAGTCCGATGATAAGCGATTCACCCGACTTTTCCTGAGAACGACAAGCCCCGTTTCAAAATTAAACtaatacaaaatttcttttcagaCTTTACCATCACATTTTTATGGAGAGTGTTTAAAAATTGTTATAATTTTCTAACCGACGAAATGTGAATTTAAGTATAGAATGTACCACTACCGTTTAAGATTGAGGCGGCTTCAGCAGAATGTCAGTGCCATGTAATTGTTATTAATAGAACAAAGTTGTAGGAAAACAAACCGGTCCTAAATGTTTGTTCTTAAGAAGTAAGTCTCTCTCATATTTCTTGCTCCTCAGACCGTCTCCGAGTCATATCAACCACGTCAACCGTCGGCTTGCGCGCCGTACCTTTTACGTGGGCCATTCGTAATGCATTACCGGGGCTTTGTGAATACATTGAAGTGCATACTCGGCGTCAGTACAAACATTAACGCACATTACCTCCATTGTACGGAGGAATGGGTTAATTATCAAGGAGgacaaatatgttttctgtagGATAACTCTGAAAATAGAATACTTTGGGTTGCGTAGCGTATTTACCTATTTTGCTCTTCTTTACTTTGAGGATAATAAAACATGACGcacaaaaagtgaaattttatggATTTCTCCTTCACATTTGTGGCTGTTTAAAAGAAGCACGCTGTCATTAATGGCGGCATTGTTCCGACATAAAAAAGTCAAGGATCGTGTTAAAGAGAAGGTAACACGAACAGTATACAGGAATTGCACAGCCCGATGATAAGCGATACAACCGAATTTTCCTGAGAACGCTAAGGCCCAGTTTCAATCAAACTGAGAcataatttctttttcaaacgTATCCATCATTGTGGAAACATTGTAAAAGTTATTCTAAATTCCTAAAATGTCGAGCGAAATTCTCTAGCAATGTGCAACAAGGTCGAGGTTAATAGTGAATTCTTTGTTTTCGTCCACCCAAAACTCCCCATACAAACAATGTAAcacagaaacaaacttttgctaAATATTTTGGTTTTGTCAAACGAAATGTAACTATATGCTTCTGTTCTTGTATTATTAAGGAACGTACGTACGAAACCCTGATACTGACGATGTTGTGGGTAACATTTACTATGTGTGCGTACTGTCAAGGGTGTGATAGAATCAGTATATTTCTGTATACAAGAGGTGTTAGGTCCGATCTGTGTCTGCTTTTGGCGCAATTGGAAGTCCAATCTCCTTGACTTTGTTTGAATAGTTAAAATGACCAATCATCGACAAGGCCGCCTTAAGTTCTGTGCTACGCGGGAAATATATTAAGCGGcctattgaaattcaaatattaaacTAGTGTTCGTTATTGCGTTTGCGTTCGTGATACTATTACATATATTAGGTAGGAAGCCATTGAATGGTATCAGTTATTTGAAACCCGAATAATCTGCAAGCATGTCTGGTCGTGGTAAAGGAGGCAAAGGTCTGGGAAAAGGAGGCGCCAAGCGTCATCGTAAGGTGTTGCGTGATAACATCCAGGGTATCACCAAACCAGCTATCCGTCGTCTGGCCCGTCGTGGTGGTGTCAAGCGTATCTCTGGTCTCATCTACGAAGAAACCCGTGGTGTACTCAAGGTCTTCTTGGAGAATGTCATCCGTGATGCCGTCACCTACACCGAGCACGCCAAGAGAAAGACCGTCACCGCCATGGATGTCGTCTACGCTCTGAAACGCCAGGGCCGTACTCTCTACGGTTTCGGCGGTTAGATTGTTAGCATTTGCTAACCCAAacaaaacggcccttttc
This genomic window contains:
- the LOC139140210 gene encoding histone H4 yields the protein MSGRGKGGKGLGKGGAKRHRKVLRDNIQGITKPAIRRLARRGGVKRISGLIYEETRGVLKVFLENVIRDAVTYTEHAKRKTVTAMDVVYALKRQGRTLYGFGG
- the LOC139140237 gene encoding histone H4 is translated as MSGRGKGGKGLGKGGAKRHRKVLRDNIQGITKPAIRRLARRGGVKRISGLIYEETRGVLKVFLENVIRDAVTYTEHAKRKTVTAMDVVYALKRQGRTLYGFGG